From Macaca mulatta isolate MMU2019108-1 chromosome 1, T2T-MMU8v2.0, whole genome shotgun sequence, the proteins below share one genomic window:
- the GUCA2A gene encoding guanylin — MNALLLSALCLLGAWAALAGGVTVQDGNFSFSLESVKKLKDLQEPEEPRVGKLRKFAPIPGEPVVPILCSNPNFPEELKPLCKKPNAQEILQRLEEIAEDPSTCEICAYAACTGC; from the exons ATGAATGCCCTCCTGCTCTCCGCACTGTGCCTCCTCGGGGCCTGGGCTGCCCTGGCGGGAGGGGTCACCGTGCAG GATGgaaatttctccttttctctggAGTCAGTGAAGAAGCTCAAAGACCTCCAAGAGCCCGAGGAGCCCAGGGTTGGGAAACTCAGGAAGTTTGCACCCATCCCTGGTGAACCTGTGGTTCCCATCCTCTGTAGCAACCCAAACTTTCCAGAAGAACTCAAGCCTCTCTGCAAGAAGCCCAATGCCCAGGAGATACTTCAGAGGCTGG AGGAAATCGCTGAGGACCCGAGCACGTGTGAGATCTGTGCCTACGCTGCTTGTACCGGATGCTAG
- the GUCA2B gene encoding guanylate cyclase activator 2B, translating into MGCRAVSGLLPGVAVVLLLLLQSTQSVYIQYQGFRVQLESMKKLSELEAQWAPSPRLQTQSLLPVVCHHPALPQDLQPVCASQEASSIFKTLRTIANDDCELCVNVACTGCL; encoded by the exons ATGGGCTGCAGGGCTGTGTCAGGGCTCCTGCCAGGAGTGGCTGTGgttctcctgctgctgctgcagagCACACAGTCAGTCTACATCCAG TACCAAGGCTTCCGGGTCCAGCTGGAATCCATGAAGAAGCTGAGTGAACTGGAGGCACAGTGGGCACCCAGCCCCCGCCTGCAGACCCAGAGCCTCCTGCCCGTCGTGTGCCaccaccctgccctgccccaggACCTCCAGCCTGTCTGCGCCTCTCAGGAGGCTTCCAGCATCTTCAAGACCCTGA GGACCATCGCTAACGATGATTGTGAGCTGTGTGTGAACGTTGCATGTACCGGTTGCCTCTGA